TCGCAGTGGAACTCTTTCGGGCCACTCTTATACTCTTCTGGCGTGGGAACGGCAGGCGGTGCCTGCTGAACGATATGGGCCAGAGAATCAGAATGCTGCTGATAATACTGCTCCAGATGGTTCACGGCATCGCGGGTACGGGTGATGTCGTAGCCGGAAGAGTTCATGTTAACCACAAACCCAGCCGGGGCTACGCCAATCAGCACCAGCATAATCAGGCCGATACCTTTCTGGCCATCATTCGCACCGTGCGAGTAGCTCACGCCAATTGCCGAGACGATAAGCGCGATACGGGTCCAGAATGGCGGCTTCTTTTTGCCGTCGATCTTTTCACGCTCTGCAGGCGTCATATGAATACGGCGACGCTTTTTGTTACCGCTCCAGTAACGACGCAGGATAAACACCAGTCCGCCAGCAAGCACCAGGCCGACAATCGGCGAGATCACCAGCGATAAAAAGATGCCAATCATTTTGGGGATATTCAGCGCATCCACAACCGAGGTTCCGGTCACAAGTGCGTTGGTCAGGCCAATGCCGATAATGGCCCCGATGAGGGTATGGGAGCTGGAGGCAGGCAGACCGAAGTACCAGGTGCCAAGATTCCAGATAATAGCGGCAAGCAACATAGAGAAGACCATGGCGAGGCCATGAGCCGATCCCACATTGAGCAGCAGGTCGGTGGGAAGCAAATGAACAATAGCGTAAGCCACGCTCAGTCCACCCAGCAGCACACCAAAGAAGTTGAATACCCCGGCCATTACCACCGCCAGTTGCGATCGCATTGCTCGGGTATAAATCACAGTAGCCACCGCATTGGCCGTATCATGGAAGCCGTTGATGGCCTCGTAGAACAACACAAAGAGCAGCGCAAGCACCAGTAACAGGCCGGTATGGTAATCGAGACCAGCAAACAGATGTAACATAAGCGTTAAGCCATTTCAGGGACATGAACGCGGCGCATTATCAGCGAGAAACCGCGACCGGGGAAAGGGAAATATAGACTTTTTTTGACATTATTGTGTCAATAAGACCAAATCAGAAGATTGTTCTGCTTGAAAATCATCCGGTTGTAAAATGTTTCAGCCTGACACTTTTGTTACTCTGGC
This genomic window from Erwinia sp. E_sp_B01_1 contains:
- the pitA gene encoding inorganic phosphate transporter PitA, which gives rise to MLHLFAGLDYHTGLLLVLALLFVLFYEAINGFHDTANAVATVIYTRAMRSQLAVVMAGVFNFFGVLLGGLSVAYAIVHLLPTDLLLNVGSAHGLAMVFSMLLAAIIWNLGTWYFGLPASSSHTLIGAIIGIGLTNALVTGTSVVDALNIPKMIGIFLSLVISPIVGLVLAGGLVFILRRYWSGNKKRRRIHMTPAEREKIDGKKKPPFWTRIALIVSAIGVSYSHGANDGQKGIGLIMLVLIGVAPAGFVVNMNSSGYDITRTRDAVNHLEQYYQQHSDSLAHIVQQAPPAVPTPEEYKSGPKEFHCDAARALPAIQQAQGLLNNLQSYDKLTVDQRAQMRRLLMCISDTADKAAKLPGVNNDDKRFLTKLKDDLLNTVEYAPIWIIVAVALALSLGTMVGWRRVATTIGEKIGKKGMTYAQGMSAQMTAAVSIGVASYTGMPVSTTHVLSSSVAGTMLVDGGGVQSRTIKSILLAWVFTLPISILLSGGLYWIALQFVS